The Nocardia arthritidis genome has a window encoding:
- the proB gene encoding glutamate 5-kinase yields MRANVVGAEADSLSEARQAIASARSVVVKIGSSALTSLKGGLDTDRLDRLADAVEARMRAGSDVVVVSSGAIGAGIAPLGLSSRPKDLATKQAAASVGQLALAHAWGTSFGRYGRTVGQVLLSAGDFARREHHRNAQRTLDRLRSLGAVAVVNENDTVATEEIRFGDNDRLAALVAHLVGADALVLLSDVDGLYDGDPRKGAANFIPEVRGTADLDGVIAGNGGALGTGGMASKLSAARLAADAGVPVLLAAATAAATALTTGTVGTAFAARPTRMSARKFWVRHAADSRGALLIDDGAVRAVAGCRRSLLAAGIIGLRGKFSGGDVVDLIAPDDRIVARGVVEYDSTELEGMLGRSTTQLPENMRRAVIHADDLVKV; encoded by the coding sequence ATGCGGGCGAATGTGGTTGGGGCCGAGGCGGATTCGCTGAGTGAAGCGCGGCAGGCGATCGCCTCGGCGCGCAGCGTGGTGGTGAAGATCGGCTCGTCCGCGTTGACCAGCCTGAAGGGTGGGCTGGACACCGACCGGCTCGATCGGCTCGCCGATGCCGTCGAGGCGCGGATGCGCGCCGGATCCGATGTGGTCGTCGTCTCGTCCGGTGCCATCGGCGCCGGGATCGCGCCGCTCGGATTATCCAGCCGCCCAAAGGATCTGGCCACCAAACAGGCGGCGGCCAGCGTCGGGCAGTTGGCCCTCGCCCATGCCTGGGGCACCTCGTTCGGCCGCTACGGCCGCACCGTCGGACAGGTGCTGCTGAGCGCGGGCGACTTCGCCCGCCGGGAACACCACCGCAACGCCCAGCGCACCCTGGACCGGCTCCGCTCGCTCGGCGCCGTCGCCGTGGTGAACGAAAACGACACCGTCGCAACGGAAGAGATCCGATTCGGCGATAACGACCGGCTGGCCGCCCTCGTCGCGCACTTGGTCGGCGCCGACGCGCTGGTGCTGCTGTCCGATGTCGATGGCCTCTACGACGGCGATCCGCGCAAAGGCGCCGCCAACTTCATTCCGGAGGTGCGCGGCACCGCCGACCTGGACGGCGTGATCGCGGGCAACGGCGGCGCGCTCGGCACCGGCGGCATGGCATCCAAATTGTCCGCCGCCCGGCTGGCCGCCGACGCGGGCGTCCCGGTACTGCTCGCCGCCGCCACCGCGGCCGCGACCGCGCTCACCACCGGCACCGTCGGCACCGCGTTCGCGGCGCGACCCACCCGCATGTCCGCCCGCAAATTCTGGGTGCGCCACGCCGCCGACAGCCGCGGCGCGCTGCTCATCGACGACGGCGCGGTGCGGGCCGTCGCAGGCTGCCGCCGCTCCCTGCTCGCCGCGGGCATCATCGGCCTGCGCGGCAAATTCTCCGGCGGCGACGTCGTCGACCTGATCGCCCCCGACGATCGCATCGTCGCCCGCGGCGTCGTCGAATACGACAGCACCGAACTGGAAGGCATGCTCGGCCGCTCGACCACCCAACTCCCGGAAAACATGCGCCGCGCGGTAATCCACGCCGACGACCTCGTCAAGGTCTGA
- a CDS encoding ESX secretion-associated protein EspG produces the protein MSWTFTPDEFAHIWRETDTDRHPYPIRILETPRTDTEAEKLRTQLAERLPLGGDPDLSACLRILARPHTRIVAVGGGHRPGTELRMLACAIFDHAVLAVQEPGGSPDYGGRVRISIGHSGKLGVRIAALLPQTPPGHEPARSAATSAVHDDGDRTADQRVAQLIRRLLLKPHTAEGHIRIESRLDQPTPQPPVHYTWIDVKGDGRYLLRAGAEVHIVPAAAEQIAAQLQKRIPAQVR, from the coding sequence GTGAGCTGGACCTTCACCCCGGACGAGTTCGCCCACATCTGGCGGGAAACAGACACCGATCGGCACCCGTATCCGATCCGGATTCTGGAGACGCCGCGCACCGACACCGAGGCCGAGAAGCTGCGCACCCAACTCGCCGAACGACTTCCGCTCGGCGGCGATCCGGATCTGTCCGCGTGCCTGCGCATCCTGGCCCGGCCGCACACCAGAATCGTCGCGGTCGGCGGCGGCCACCGGCCCGGCACCGAGCTGCGGATGCTCGCCTGCGCCATCTTCGATCACGCCGTGCTCGCCGTGCAGGAGCCCGGCGGTTCACCGGATTACGGTGGGCGGGTGCGGATTTCGATCGGCCACAGCGGTAAACTCGGCGTCCGTATCGCGGCACTGCTGCCGCAGACGCCGCCGGGACACGAGCCGGCCAGATCCGCCGCGACATCCGCGGTGCACGACGACGGCGACCGGACCGCGGATCAGCGCGTGGCCCAGCTGATTCGGCGGCTGCTCCTGAAACCGCATACGGCAGAAGGGCATATCCGCATCGAATCGCGGCTCGACCAACCGACACCGCAACCACCGGTCCACTACACCTGGATCGACGTCAAAGGCGACGGGCGCTATCTACTCCGGGCGGGCGCCGAGGTGCACATCGTCCCGGCGGCCGCCGAACAGATAGCCGCGCAACTGCAGAAACGCATTCCCGCACAGGTCCGCTGA
- a CDS encoding phosphoenolpyruvate synthase, with translation MQVLGAWTDSETFAAVAGGKARGLHALHNAGFRVPNWAVLGTDAFTWFLAEYDLTRAVINVTTAEDLETALAAAAELRAEIAGAELPPAIRELIGAAYERIGGGAIAVRSSVVAEDGAGYSYAGQFDSYLNVHGADAVAERVRDCWISAFSERSLRYAFAHDQPRATAAAVVLQRLVPARVSGVLFTANPVSGAADELVLSAVYGLGEGLVSGFVDADSVIVDKASGVVTDTVVGDKDRSYLPAAGQGSEVREVDSALRERISLSDSEIAELVAIGRKLEDGFGAPQDVEWAIDDDGIWLLQSRPITTAIGAPVDAIIMGAGEDVPDGELRIWDNSNIIESFSGITSPLTYTVAADIYGRVYRGYAESLRVPAAQLRQTDSWTPVLLGYFHGRVYYNLLHWYRMVGIAPGYPLNRRVLEAALGVGEPLSTELAKTLRPFTFGNPLARLRSRAVTTATYLRRLNGIDDLVEEFLDDFYRVYDEYDAIDYTTISGAQAYAAYRRVDRDLVRRWGPLMVLDAILLTTTGLLFALTKLLLPKAPEWFMYAIVGPGADVESAEPARAMTALAAAAHADPELAALVNSTAPERIYAELQRTGRTEFLALVDDYLNRYGYRSLDELKLETPDLREDPSGLFVMLRSALGRAADTALPGAEPVDRRAEAEAYLDERLRGWRRRVYERLRGKVSRCAGHRERLRFCRTRAFGMVKRMLRTMGRDLVARDMIDDFADVFYLTIDELRNCYDGAEAADLRPLIVARKRQRAKDAGLVAPARFVTHGTSFGRAELAEQGWVPIADTPAAEAGTVLTGTPSAAGTVEGIAVVVDEPRDVAGGILIAYRTDPGWVAALPSATALIIERGSPLTHVAIVARELGVPTVVQVPDVTRKIRTNMRIRVDGAAGTVTVLSEGDDRDDL, from the coding sequence GTGCAGGTACTCGGAGCGTGGACCGATAGCGAGACATTCGCCGCAGTCGCGGGTGGCAAGGCACGCGGTCTGCACGCGCTGCACAACGCCGGATTCCGGGTCCCGAACTGGGCCGTTCTGGGCACCGACGCGTTCACCTGGTTCCTCGCCGAATACGATCTGACCCGGGCTGTGATAAACGTCACGACCGCCGAGGATCTCGAAACCGCGCTCGCGGCGGCGGCCGAATTGCGCGCCGAAATAGCCGGCGCGGAGCTGCCGCCGGCCATCCGCGAGCTGATCGGTGCGGCCTACGAACGGATCGGCGGCGGCGCCATCGCGGTCCGCTCCTCGGTGGTCGCCGAGGATGGTGCCGGGTATTCCTATGCGGGACAGTTCGATTCGTACCTGAACGTGCACGGCGCCGACGCGGTGGCCGAGCGGGTGCGCGACTGCTGGATCTCGGCGTTTTCGGAGCGGTCGCTGCGCTACGCGTTCGCGCATGATCAGCCGCGGGCCACCGCGGCCGCGGTGGTGCTGCAGCGTTTGGTGCCCGCGCGGGTGAGTGGGGTGTTGTTCACGGCCAACCCGGTATCGGGCGCCGCGGACGAACTGGTGTTGAGCGCGGTGTACGGGCTGGGTGAGGGACTGGTATCCGGCTTCGTCGACGCCGATTCGGTGATCGTCGACAAGGCCTCCGGTGTGGTGACCGATACCGTGGTCGGGGACAAGGACCGCAGTTATCTGCCCGCGGCGGGCCAGGGAAGTGAAGTGCGGGAGGTGGATTCGGCACTGCGCGAGCGAATAAGCCTGTCCGACAGTGAGATCGCCGAGCTGGTGGCGATCGGCCGCAAACTGGAGGACGGTTTCGGTGCGCCGCAGGATGTGGAATGGGCCATCGACGACGACGGGATCTGGTTGTTGCAGTCGCGCCCGATCACCACGGCGATCGGCGCGCCCGTCGACGCGATCATCATGGGCGCGGGCGAGGACGTGCCCGACGGTGAACTGCGAATCTGGGATAATTCCAACATCATCGAAAGTTTCAGCGGCATCACCTCGCCGCTCACCTACACCGTCGCGGCGGATATCTACGGCCGGGTGTACCGCGGATACGCCGAGTCGCTGCGGGTGCCCGCCGCCCAGCTGCGCCAGACCGATAGCTGGACTCCGGTGCTGCTCGGTTACTTTCATGGACGTGTCTACTACAACCTGCTGCACTGGTACCGAATGGTCGGCATCGCGCCCGGCTATCCGCTGAACCGGCGGGTGCTGGAGGCGGCGCTCGGAGTAGGCGAACCGCTGTCCACCGAACTCGCGAAAACGCTGCGCCCGTTCACCTTCGGCAATCCGCTGGCCCGGCTTCGGTCGCGGGCCGTTACCACGGCCACCTACCTGCGCAGACTCAACGGAATCGACGATCTGGTCGAGGAGTTCCTCGACGATTTCTACCGGGTGTACGACGAATACGACGCCATCGACTACACAACGATTTCCGGCGCGCAGGCGTACGCCGCGTACCGGCGGGTGGACCGGGATCTGGTGCGGCGCTGGGGACCGCTGATGGTGCTCGACGCGATCCTGTTGACCACCACCGGATTACTGTTCGCGCTGACCAAACTGCTGCTGCCGAAGGCACCGGAATGGTTCATGTACGCCATCGTCGGGCCGGGCGCCGACGTGGAGTCGGCGGAGCCCGCCCGCGCGATGACGGCGCTCGCCGCGGCGGCGCACGCCGATCCGGAACTGGCCGCGCTGGTGAATTCGACGGCGCCGGAACGGATCTACGCCGAGCTCCAGCGCACCGGCCGCACCGAATTCCTGGCGCTGGTCGACGACTACCTGAACCGCTATGGGTACCGCAGCCTCGACGAACTGAAGCTGGAAACGCCGGATCTGCGCGAGGATCCGTCGGGTCTGTTCGTCATGCTGCGCAGCGCGCTCGGCCGGGCGGCCGATACGGCGCTGCCCGGCGCCGAACCGGTGGACCGGCGCGCCGAGGCCGAAGCCTATCTGGACGAGCGGCTGCGCGGCTGGCGGCGGCGCGTCTACGAACGGTTGCGCGGCAAGGTTTCCCGGTGCGCGGGCCATCGCGAGCGGCTGCGCTTCTGCCGGACCAGGGCCTTCGGCATGGTGAAGCGGATGCTGCGGACGATGGGCCGAGATCTGGTGGCGCGCGACATGATCGACGATTTCGCCGATGTGTTCTATTTGACCATCGATGAATTGCGGAACTGCTACGACGGCGCGGAAGCCGCGGATCTGCGCCCGCTGATCGTCGCGCGTAAACGCCAGCGCGCCAAGGATGCCGGGCTGGTCGCGCCCGCGCGGTTCGTCACGCACGGAACATCCTTCGGACGGGCCGAACTGGCCGAGCAGGGATGGGTGCCGATCGCCGATACCCCGGCCGCCGAGGCGGGCACCGTGCTCACCGGAACGCCATCGGCCGCCGGAACAGTCGAGGGGATCGCCGTCGTCGTCGACGAGCCGCGCGATGTCGCGGGCGGCATCTTGATCGCCTACCGCACCGACCCCGGCTGGGTCGCCGCGCTGCCGTCGGCGACCGCGCTGATCATCGAGCGGGGCAGCCCGCTGACCCACGTCGCGATCGTGGCGCGGGAACTGGGAGTGCCGACCGTGGTCCAGGTCCCCGACGTCACCCGGAAGATACGGACGAATATGCGAATCAGAGTCGACGGCGCCGCCGGAACGGTCACCGTGCTGTCCGAAGGAGATGACCGCGATGACCTATGA
- a CDS encoding AMP-binding protein, whose amino-acid sequence MTYERDVSTVRQWLADPAQDAGIYLADEADGWAYRSYRELADTAWSIAELMRARGMSGGDGVCVIMPTGFTCAAAFYAVWAAGGVFTPVAPPMFGDLQQIIAHIAGIVARAQPRLVVTSPEFADLVRQAVTEAGRTDEPLIVDAAALADPPADRTFGEPAECALLQFTSGSTGSPRGVRVSWHNLANNIDMISRLMGWRPGDTSVSWLPLYHDMGLVGAFLTTVTNQGDLYLMRPDQFVRDPARWLRAMAHAQHSPSPSFALGYVAHRVRPEEIADLDLSGWRTLAVGSEPVELADLQSFAELTGPQGFSTSAYTLAYGLAEATLMVTSSSRTEPVTALRIDNAKLRFGEPITVLDERRLGIGGPIEGPGWITGLGYSTPESTVRVVDEDGNELPDGTLGEMVVIGDSVALGYTGDATGATAITDGKLFSGDAGFLYRGEVFVLGRMGTSLKVRGRSVFMEDIESRVSQETGITKGKLAAVAITEAAGQGIALFAEAAAGEWIAKARATIRGELGPAQTITVVTGPRGLIRRTSSGKPRRRHMWQLFRAGELDGAVVHDAESAAAAPEPALPLDRLHQLLDMAMEDVAVPQDSTILFEGSLAEGFGNAGSDIDFLVLVAGDDELPTLPTVLFIDGRRVEVRTRSQAQLRGQLERVAAGTDLDEDVLNRCQRFLAATVLRPGAANVDELRDLLPYTEFREIVARWWLDRATQAVRYAVALRAFDARAEAVGWIRDGLLQAMKGWAARRGETYLETKWLPQQLDRLGTDELIARYRELSDPAAWSDPDRNYGEPTQGILGDATARELAERIPWEQSFELAAALGVTDVADDPHQVLFARVPRVTTWSIGGRVHVLRDDRDIFALSEKAGRAWRGVVFRHSLRDVLGRAPEDHRAELAEFVRLGLVGLQWRGAGFVTPALAMCKPVKPYTPVPCSVIPTLGVAGAARDGAIATLSPLPADRFTGCALDLVWSNVVLENAREDLAGAVKDGQGEVADIAAHRLIAMTVRMVLSAYGIHPLPADLAPVETLRRILGGNGDELLVCLETAERQRFTELIRTGVGTDAAIVALDDLVARVRKLAGGADFPASFDSREQWRRTLAIGYDWLRLAGYLNSELPLDEARDLLSSGGQQPHLRREGSA is encoded by the coding sequence ATGACCTATGAGCGCGATGTCTCGACGGTCCGGCAGTGGCTGGCCGATCCGGCGCAGGACGCCGGAATCTACCTCGCCGACGAGGCCGATGGCTGGGCCTACCGCAGCTATCGTGAGCTGGCCGATACGGCCTGGTCCATCGCCGAGCTGATGCGGGCGCGCGGCATGTCGGGCGGCGACGGCGTCTGCGTCATCATGCCGACCGGATTCACTTGTGCCGCAGCCTTTTACGCGGTCTGGGCAGCGGGCGGGGTGTTCACGCCGGTGGCGCCGCCGATGTTCGGCGATCTGCAACAGATCATCGCCCATATCGCGGGCATCGTCGCGCGGGCGCAGCCGCGGCTGGTGGTGACATCGCCGGAATTCGCCGACCTGGTCCGGCAGGCGGTCACCGAGGCGGGCCGGACGGATGAGCCGCTGATCGTCGACGCGGCCGCACTGGCCGACCCGCCCGCGGACCGGACCTTCGGTGAACCGGCCGAATGCGCGCTGCTGCAGTTCACTTCGGGTTCGACCGGCAGCCCGCGCGGGGTCCGGGTGAGCTGGCACAACCTGGCGAACAACATCGATATGATCTCGCGCCTGATGGGTTGGCGGCCCGGCGATACCAGCGTGTCCTGGCTGCCGCTCTATCACGACATGGGTTTGGTCGGCGCGTTTCTCACCACCGTGACCAATCAGGGCGACCTCTACCTGATGCGGCCCGATCAATTCGTCCGCGACCCGGCGCGCTGGCTGCGGGCGATGGCGCACGCGCAGCATTCGCCGTCGCCATCGTTCGCGCTCGGCTACGTGGCGCACCGGGTGCGTCCGGAGGAGATCGCCGACCTCGACCTGTCCGGTTGGCGCACCCTGGCAGTGGGTTCGGAGCCGGTGGAACTGGCCGATCTGCAATCGTTCGCCGAACTCACAGGGCCGCAAGGCTTTTCGACCAGCGCCTACACCCTCGCCTACGGGCTTGCTGAGGCGACGTTGATGGTGACCTCCTCCTCACGCACCGAACCGGTCACCGCGCTGCGCATCGACAACGCGAAATTGCGCTTCGGCGAACCGATCACGGTGCTCGACGAGCGCCGCCTCGGCATCGGCGGGCCGATCGAGGGCCCGGGCTGGATCACCGGGCTCGGCTATTCGACGCCCGAATCCACCGTGCGCGTGGTGGACGAGGACGGGAACGAACTGCCCGACGGCACGTTGGGCGAGATGGTGGTGATCGGCGATTCGGTGGCATTGGGCTACACCGGTGACGCGACCGGCGCCACCGCCATCACCGACGGCAAACTGTTCAGCGGTGACGCCGGATTCCTGTACCGCGGTGAGGTTTTCGTACTCGGACGGATGGGTACCAGCCTGAAGGTGCGTGGGCGTTCGGTATTCATGGAGGACATCGAGTCGCGGGTGTCCCAGGAGACCGGCATCACCAAGGGCAAGCTGGCCGCCGTCGCGATCACCGAGGCGGCCGGACAGGGCATCGCGCTGTTCGCGGAGGCCGCGGCCGGTGAGTGGATCGCCAAGGCGCGCGCCACCATTCGCGGTGAGCTCGGCCCGGCGCAGACCATCACCGTGGTGACCGGTCCGCGCGGGTTGATCCGGCGCACCTCCAGCGGCAAACCGCGGCGCAGGCATATGTGGCAGCTGTTCCGGGCCGGCGAGCTCGACGGCGCGGTGGTGCACGACGCCGAATCGGCGGCCGCCGCGCCCGAACCGGCGCTGCCGCTCGACCGCCTGCACCAGCTGCTCGACATGGCAATGGAAGACGTTGCGGTGCCGCAGGATTCGACGATCCTGTTCGAAGGTTCACTGGCCGAGGGTTTCGGCAATGCCGGATCGGATATCGACTTCCTGGTCCTGGTCGCGGGTGACGACGAGCTGCCGACGCTGCCGACGGTGCTGTTCATCGACGGCCGCCGAGTGGAGGTGCGCACGCGGTCGCAGGCCCAGCTGCGCGGCCAGCTCGAACGGGTGGCCGCGGGCACGGACCTCGATGAGGATGTATTGAACCGGTGTCAGCGCTTCCTGGCCGCCACCGTGCTGCGGCCGGGCGCGGCGAATGTCGACGAGCTGCGGGATTTGCTGCCATACACCGAGTTTCGCGAGATCGTCGCGCGCTGGTGGCTCGATCGCGCGACGCAGGCCGTGCGCTACGCGGTGGCCCTGCGGGCATTCGACGCGCGGGCGGAGGCGGTCGGCTGGATCCGCGACGGCCTGCTGCAGGCTATGAAAGGTTGGGCGGCCCGGCGCGGCGAAACCTACCTGGAGACGAAATGGCTGCCGCAGCAGCTGGATCGGCTCGGCACCGACGAATTGATCGCGCGCTACCGGGAATTGAGCGATCCGGCCGCCTGGTCCGACCCGGACCGGAACTACGGTGAACCCACGCAGGGCATCCTCGGTGACGCGACGGCACGCGAACTGGCCGAACGGATTCCCTGGGAGCAGTCCTTCGAATTGGCGGCCGCGCTCGGCGTGACCGATGTCGCGGACGATCCGCACCAGGTGCTCTTCGCCCGGGTGCCCCGGGTCACCACATGGAGTATCGGTGGTCGCGTGCATGTGCTCCGGGACGACCGCGATATTTTCGCGCTGTCGGAGAAGGCGGGCCGGGCCTGGCGCGGTGTCGTCTTCCGGCACTCGCTGCGCGATGTGCTCGGGCGTGCGCCGGAGGACCACCGTGCGGAGCTGGCCGAATTCGTCCGGCTCGGTCTGGTCGGATTGCAGTGGCGCGGAGCCGGATTCGTGACGCCGGCACTGGCCATGTGTAAGCCGGTGAAGCCGTACACCCCGGTGCCGTGCTCGGTGATTCCGACCCTCGGTGTCGCGGGTGCGGCCCGCGACGGCGCCATCGCCACCCTGTCACCGCTGCCCGCGGACCGTTTCACGGGCTGCGCGCTCGATCTGGTCTGGTCGAATGTGGTGCTGGAGAATGCCAGGGAGGATCTGGCGGGCGCGGTGAAGGACGGCCAGGGCGAGGTCGCCGATATCGCGGCGCATCGGCTCATCGCCATGACGGTGCGAATGGTTTTGTCCGCGTACGGAATTCACCCGCTGCCTGCGGATCTCGCGCCGGTGGAAACCCTGCGCAGAATCCTCGGCGGCAACGGCGACGAACTTCTGGTGTGTCTGGAAACCGCCGAGCGCCAAAGATTCACGGAACTCATTCGAACCGGTGTCGGCACCGATGCGGCGATCGTCGCGCTCGACGATCTGGTCGCCCGGGTCCGAAAGCTCGCGGGCGGCGCGGACTTCCCCGCCTCCTTCGATTCGCGCGAGCAGTGGCGGCGCACCCTCGCCATCGGTTACGACTGGTTGCGCCTCGCCGGATACCTGAATAGCGAACTGCCGCTGGACGAGGCCAGGGACCTGCTGAGTTCCGGTGGGCAGCAACCACATCTGCGTCGAGAGGGGTCAGCATGA
- a CDS encoding acyl carrier protein, producing MTADRVRALISAMAPDRGAPVEDGRRLIEDLGFDSLRLMELTVVLERAFDLPRYRPEELIGVRRVGDVVELIAGSLRAKGEPSEVRS from the coding sequence ATGACGGCGGACCGGGTACGCGCACTTATCTCGGCCATGGCCCCCGACCGCGGGGCCCCGGTCGAGGACGGCCGCAGGCTGATCGAGGACCTCGGATTCGATTCGCTGCGCCTGATGGAGCTGACCGTGGTGTTGGAGCGCGCCTTCGACCTGCCGCGCTACCGGCCCGAGGAGTTGATCGGCGTGCGCCGGGTCGGCGATGTCGTCGAGCTCATCGCGGGCAGCCTTCGGGCGAAGGGTGAACCGAGCGAGGTGCGGTCATGA
- a CDS encoding SDR family oxidoreductase: MTERDTVLLTGATGLVGAEVMARLSAAGRPVAAVLHSNGRIVRNDGTVLVAGTAVAGDIRAPGFGLAERDLADLADRVGIIVHCAATTAFDAPATDYEQLNVDGAANAVALALRWGVPLVQVSTAYVCGMRGGVIAEDELDAGQDFGSAYEQSKFRAEQLVRGAAGLRWAIVRPGIVTGATGTGVIREYKNLYTVVKLMVEGKLRSLPGRYDATLSLAPWTTWPT, encoded by the coding sequence ATGACGGAGCGGGATACGGTATTGCTCACCGGCGCAACGGGTTTGGTCGGGGCCGAGGTGATGGCTCGCCTGTCGGCGGCCGGTCGGCCGGTGGCGGCGGTACTGCACAGCAATGGCCGGATCGTGCGTAACGACGGCACCGTATTGGTGGCGGGCACCGCGGTGGCGGGCGATATCCGCGCACCCGGCTTCGGCCTCGCCGAGCGTGACCTCGCGGACCTGGCCGACCGGGTCGGGATCATCGTCCACTGTGCGGCTACCACCGCATTCGACGCGCCCGCAACGGATTACGAGCAGCTGAATGTCGACGGCGCCGCCAACGCCGTCGCGCTGGCGCTGCGCTGGGGCGTGCCGCTGGTGCAGGTGAGCACAGCGTACGTGTGCGGTATGCGCGGCGGTGTCATCGCCGAGGACGAACTCGACGCGGGCCAGGATTTCGGAAGTGCCTACGAGCAGAGCAAGTTCCGCGCCGAACAGCTGGTGCGCGGCGCGGCCGGGCTGCGCTGGGCCATCGTGCGGCCCGGCATCGTCACCGGCGCCACCGGCACCGGCGTGATCCGCGAATACAAGAACCTCTACACCGTGGTGAAGCTGATGGTGGAGGGCAAGCTGCGGTCGCTGCCCGGGCGCTACGACGCGACGCTGTCGCTGGCCCCGTGGACCACGTGGCCGACGTGA
- a CDS encoding nucleoside-diphosphate kinase, with protein MTDTVRELLTTLTPQAEKVDAYVADTYLLETVDHLDRLGIDPAKFGRQHSLLLLKPDAIVARAVEPTLEWLADNGFQVVGAERVAVNRHVARALWYFAWNIASPERRRLADLLVGISDVLVLVVRAADAALPVSVRLTEAKGPTDPRKRKPGELRHLLGRHSYLLNLVHSPDDPADTLREFAIYWDESRRGEVIARAEAGADGTARAREIAAELYAGTPARGFDRADALERIRRDITDGGAPVPADLESDADCARLLYDAWAAGQQLDPWSVLVLGSHVLPMRIGTGPQTLRPVSAKEWLEGPL; from the coding sequence ATGACCGATACGGTGCGGGAGCTGCTCACGACGCTGACGCCGCAGGCGGAGAAGGTGGACGCGTACGTCGCCGACACCTATCTGCTGGAGACGGTGGACCACCTGGACCGGCTCGGCATCGACCCCGCCAAATTCGGTAGGCAGCATTCGCTGCTGCTGCTCAAACCGGACGCGATCGTCGCTCGCGCGGTGGAGCCGACACTGGAGTGGTTGGCGGACAACGGATTCCAGGTAGTTGGTGCCGAACGGGTCGCGGTGAACCGGCATGTCGCGCGGGCGCTGTGGTATTTCGCGTGGAATATCGCATCGCCGGAACGCAGGCGGCTCGCCGATCTGCTCGTCGGCATTTCGGATGTGCTGGTGCTGGTGGTGCGGGCCGCCGATGCCGCGCTGCCGGTTTCGGTGCGGCTAACCGAGGCGAAGGGGCCGACCGATCCGCGCAAGCGCAAACCGGGTGAGCTGCGCCATCTGCTCGGCAGGCACAGCTACCTGCTGAACCTGGTGCATTCGCCCGACGATCCGGCCGATACGCTGCGGGAATTCGCCATCTACTGGGATGAGTCGCGCCGCGGCGAGGTGATCGCGCGGGCCGAGGCGGGCGCGGACGGTACGGCAAGGGCCCGCGAGATCGCGGCCGAACTGTACGCGGGCACACCGGCCCGCGGCTTCGATCGGGCTGATGCGCTGGAGCGGATCCGGCGCGATATCACCGATGGGGGCGCACCTGTTCCCGCCGACCTCGAATCCGATGCGGACTGCGCGCGATTGCTGTACGACGCGTGGGCGGCCGGACAGCAACTGGATCCGTGGTCGGTGCTGGTGCTGGGTTCCCATGTGCTTCCCATGCGAATCGGAACCGGGCCGCAGACCCTGCGGCCGGTTTCCGCGAAAGAGTGGTTGGAGGGCCCTCTATGA
- a CDS encoding ScbA/BarX family gamma-butyrolactone biosynthesis protein, translating to MTASVGAATHLRTISRELAHRCAVSEVFVTSLDDAGSGEFVVGAQLPRMHAYYGDHVGSLAARHDPLLVMEAARQAALAVSHEFYGVPPEMAFIVRTFNGAVVDGAAWEIGPAPADLVMSVRAPRQHRQDGVLHGLDMVLDIECDGTPMLTVDGSFSWTTPARWARLRSGFRESLGLGPFRGAVAPAEQAVAATVGRENRRNVVIGPPSSAADGSAAAVIVADTTHPFLFDHQLDHVPGSLLLEACRQLGLTLVGGESPRLAGIASTFEKFVELDLPAECRAVVAEREVGRTLLHCEIEQTGAITARIELEFAEGA from the coding sequence ATGACGGCAAGTGTCGGCGCGGCAACGCATCTGCGCACGATCTCACGCGAATTGGCGCATCGGTGCGCGGTTTCCGAGGTGTTCGTCACCTCGCTGGATGACGCGGGCTCCGGCGAATTCGTGGTCGGAGCCCAGTTGCCGCGCATGCACGCCTACTACGGCGATCATGTGGGATCGCTTGCGGCCCGCCATGATCCGCTACTGGTGATGGAGGCGGCGCGGCAGGCGGCGCTGGCGGTGAGCCACGAATTCTACGGTGTGCCGCCGGAGATGGCGTTCATCGTGCGCACCTTCAACGGTGCGGTAGTCGACGGCGCTGCGTGGGAGATCGGTCCGGCCCCAGCGGATCTCGTGATGTCCGTGCGGGCGCCGCGGCAGCATCGGCAGGACGGTGTGCTGCACGGTCTGGATATGGTGCTCGATATCGAATGCGATGGAACGCCGATGCTGACCGTCGACGGCTCGTTCTCCTGGACCACGCCGGCGCGGTGGGCGCGCCTGCGCTCGGGCTTCCGGGAAAGCCTCGGGCTCGGCCCGTTCCGCGGTGCGGTGGCGCCTGCCGAACAGGCCGTCGCGGCGACGGTCGGCCGGGAGAACCGGCGCAACGTGGTGATCGGGCCGCCGTCATCGGCGGCCGATGGGTCCGCGGCGGCGGTGATCGTGGCCGATACGACCCATCCCTTCCTGTTCGACCACCAGCTCGATCATGTGCCGGGCAGCCTGCTGCTCGAGGCATGCCGTCAGCTCGGGCTCACCCTCGTCGGCGGCGAATCGCCGCGATTGGCCGGTATCGCAAGCACTTTCGAGAAGTTCGTGGAGCTGGACCTGCCGGCCGAATGCCGGGCGGTGGTCGCCGAACGCGAGGTCGGGCGGACGTTGCTGCACTGCGAGATCGAGCAGACGGGCGCGATCACCGCCCGGATCGAACTCGAATTCGCCGAGGGGGCATAG